One window of the Triticum dicoccoides isolate Atlit2015 ecotype Zavitan chromosome 3B, WEW_v2.0, whole genome shotgun sequence genome contains the following:
- the LOC119282576 gene encoding probable glutathione S-transferase → MGEPVKVMSTFGSIYGHRPEVALRLKGIPYELLLEDLPNNKSELLLTCNPVHKLVPVLLHGHRSICESLIIVEYIDEAFKGPPLLPADPYERATARFWAQFIDQKFATPFWMSICMADGDKEEEEDFLKVAKENLLLLEGQLKGKRFFGGDSIGLVDIAASGLARWLEAFEEISGVDLLTNEEFPVLHRWAKAYAGDERAKECLPNMDELVSKFTAVRKKFQAMAEVPK, encoded by the exons ATGGGTGAGCCGGTTAAGGTGATGAGCACTTTCGGCAGCATATACGGCCACCGTCCGGAGGTTGCCCTGAGGCTCAAGGGCATACCTTACGAGCTGCTCCTCGAAGACCTTCCCAACAACAAGAGCGAGCTGCTGCTGACGTGCAACCCCGTCCACAAACTGGTCCCCGTGCTCCTTCATGGCCACAGATCCATCTGCGAGTCGCTCATCATCGTCGAGTACATCGACGAGGCCTTCAAGGGGCCGCCGCTGCTACCGGCCGACCCGTACGAGAGGGCCACGGCCCGCTTCTGGGCCCAGTTCATCGACCAAAAG TTTGCTACGCCGTTCTGGATGTCGATATGTATGGCCGATggtgacaaggaggaggaggaggacttctTGAAGGTAGCCAAGGAGAATCTGCTGCTTCTCGAGGGACAGCTTAAGGGGAAGAGGTTTTTTGGAGGGGACTCCATTGGCCTCGTGGACATAGCTGCCAGTGGATTAGCTCGCTGGCTCGAAGCCTTCGAGGAGATCTCCGGAGTGGATCTGCTCACCAATGAGGAGTTCCCTGTTCTGCACCGATGGGCGAAAGCATATGCCGGCGACGAGCGTGCTAAGGAGTGCCTGCCGAACATGGATGAACTGGTTTCCAAGTTCACTGCAGTGAGGAAGAAGTTTCAAGCAATGGCAGAGGTTCCGAAGTGA